The Saccharothrix violaceirubra genome segment TCCGACCGGAACCTCCGCCGCGCCGCTCGTGACCGCGTCGTCGCCCGCATGGCCCGAGGCGACCAATGCCAGGACGCCTACGCGGGACAGGGGCATCGACGCCGACCGCGGAGTCGTCCGGAAGAACTCCGACGCCCCGGAGCGGTCCACCGGATCGGAACGAACCCGCGGACCCGTCCGGGCGGTTGCCCGCGGCGATCCGGACCCGGATTCATCCGCGTGGGACCGGTCTCGGGGAATCGGTCGTCCGGTGGGCCTCTCCGAGCACCATGACCGCACTGGACAGCGACCCCGGGTGTACCCATCCCGGATGGGGGACTCCCCAGCCCGGTCCGGCCACGACGAGGCGTGGCCCGGCGGCGGCGACGGCTTCGGCGGCGCGGTGGTGGGCCAGATCGGGCCGGTGCGACCACAGCAGCACAGCCTGCGGCCGGGTGGAGGTGACCGCCCGCACCAGGGCCGCCTGCGGCATCGCCGCGCCCAGCACCCGGGCCGGGACATCGCTCTCGGCCAGTGCCGCCGCCAATGCCTCCACCGGCAGCGAGTGGTGCTCACCGGGTGCGCAGGCGAGAAGGACGCGCGCCTGCGCCCAGGGTTGCCGGACGCGGTGCAGGGCCGTGGTCACCGACCACGACAGGGCGTGTTCCTCGTCGACGCGGTCCGGGTCCGTCGCCTGGGCCCGTTCGATCGAGGTCAGCGACGGCCGGCACACCCGGTCCCACGTCCGCACGACCCCCCAACGGTGCAGGGTCCGCGTCAGCACCTCGACGCACGTCGAGGTGTCCAGCCGCTTCGCCGCTTCCACAACGGACTGCTGCACTTCCCGCAGCACCGGCATCTCGTTGAGCAGTCCGGCCGCGACCGACGGCCGCATGCCCCCGTCGACCAACTCTCGCAACCTGCCCAGGAGCGTCACGTCGTCGTGGCTGTAGCGACGGTGTGCGCCGGACCCCTTCGCGCGCGGCTCCAACCCGTAGCGGCGGTGCCAACTGCGCAAGGTCGACTCCGTGACGCCCAGGCGGGCCGCGACCTGACCGGCGGTCCACACCGGCACCCAGGCGTCCACCCGGCCGTCGTGCGACAGCGGCTCGTCGTACTCGTCGATCATCGGACAGGACGCCCGCATCGGGCCGACCACGGTGCGCGTCCGGCGTGCCGGCGCCGGAATCGTGCCATGCGGCGTGCGACAGGACAGTCCGGGCGTCCGCCGGGGCAGCCTTGTCGTACGGGGGCGAGGAATGAGGTCCATCGCCGTCGTGGACGGACGGAAAGCGACACGTACTTCTCCTCGAAGTGGTCCGGCTCCGCGACGCGGCGGGCCGTGTCGCGGAGCCGTGAGGCGGAATCAGGAACCGAGGACCAGACTCAACAGTTGCAGCACCGCGCCGAACACGATTCCCAACAGACCGGAATCCGTCGCCATGACGATCTCCTCTCCTCGGTGCCGATGTCTTCGGCACACGCGCTGTTTCTAACCCCGGCTCCACCTGGCCGCGTCGGCGTGGACACGATCGGGCGACACACGACCGTCCACTTCACCGGGAAAGCGTTGCAATTCCGACGCGGCGGGTAGTCTGCGGCGGACGATCGCCGCGCTCACGTCACGTTTCGACACGCACGGACGACCGGACCCCGGCCAGGATCGTGGCAACCGCGGTCCGGGGAAGGGACGGGACCGTCATCCCGACCGTTGCGGCTGGCTTCCGTGCGCAGTCCGCGCGAGACGGGTGGTCGCACGTCGAGGGCCGCGTCCCGGACAGGGAGGGAACTCCGGCGACGGTGGGCGGTTCCCACGCTGCCGAGGTCAGGACGCGATGGTCGTCGGGAACTGCGAACCGACCTGAGCACTACTCCGATCAGGTCAACAATGTCGTGTGTTCAGTCGAATCCCGCGTAGTCTGCGTCAGACCGCCACGGCATGTACCGCGTCGTCGACGGTTCCGCCCCGACTCTGGTGAGGGCGCCCCTCGCCGGCGAAAGGGGTCGACGATCACGACCGCCCCTGTCGACGTCGTACTGATCGCCTGTGACCGTGCGGAATCGACACAGGCTGAGCGACTCGCCGCCGAACTCTGCGGCTCCCTCCGCCAGGTCACCGTGGTGACCACCCAGCCGGTCCGGCCGCGACGGATCCCGTTCCGTCTGGAAGTGCTGTCCGGCGAGGCGGTGGAGGTCGTGCGTCGGACGTTCGGGCGGTGTCCAAGCCCGGTGGTGGCACACGTGTTCTCCGCGTGGGGGGCGGCGTTGGCCGCGACAGCCGGCGCGGGATCGGTGACCGTGGTCCACGACTGCCGCCCCCTGCCGGGACCGCCGGGAGCGGCAGCCGACCACGTCCTGGTGGGCAGCCACGCCGAAGCCGAGGCGGTCACCGGACCGTCCCGGCCGTCGGTCGACGTCATCGCCCGTGCGGTCGACCAGCGTCGGTGGAACCCCGACGGTCCCACCGCACCTCGAGGCGAGGCCCCCCGTTTACTGGTGACCAGCGCGTTGTGCCCCGGGGACGGCACGGACACCGCGATCGCCGCCCTGTCCGGCATACCCGGTGCCGAACTCGTGGTCGCCGGTCCGACCGGGTCACCTCTGCCCGCCCACCGCGCGGAGATCCGCCGCCTGCTCGACGCGGCCGCGGCCCTCGACGTCGCCGACCGCGTCCGCGTCGTCACCGGACCGACCCCCGAACTCGTCCGGTCCGCGGACATCGTCCTGCACGTCCCCTGGTCGACCATGCCGCCCGACCCGGTGTTACACGCCATGGCCTGCGCCGTCCCGGTCGTGGCCGCCACGACCGGCGCGCTGCCCGAGACGGTGCTCGACGGCGTCACCGGAGCCCTCGTCGCGCCCCGGGACCCGGCCGCGCTCGCCCGCACCGTGCGACGCCTGCTCGCCGACAGGTCC includes the following:
- a CDS encoding MerR family transcriptional regulator, which translates into the protein MRASCPMIDEYDEPLSHDGRVDAWVPVWTAGQVAARLGVTESTLRSWHRRYGLEPRAKGSGAHRRYSHDDVTLLGRLRELVDGGMRPSVAAGLLNEMPVLREVQQSVVEAAKRLDTSTCVEVLTRTLHRWGVVRTWDRVCRPSLTSIERAQATDPDRVDEEHALSWSVTTALHRVRQPWAQARVLLACAPGEHHSLPVEALAAALAESDVPARVLGAAMPQAALVRAVTSTRPQAVLLWSHRPDLAHHRAAEAVAAAGPRLVVAGPGWGVPHPGWVHPGSLSSAVMVLGEAHRTTDSPRPVPRG
- a CDS encoding glycosyltransferase family 4 protein, which produces MTTQPVRPRRIPFRLEVLSGEAVEVVRRTFGRCPSPVVAHVFSAWGAALAATAGAGSVTVVHDCRPLPGPPGAAADHVLVGSHAEAEAVTGPSRPSVDVIARAVDQRRWNPDGPTAPRGEAPRLLVTSALCPGDGTDTAIAALSGIPGAELVVAGPTGSPLPAHRAEIRRLLDAAAALDVADRVRVVTGPTPELVRSADIVLHVPWSTMPPDPVLHAMACAVPVVAATTGALPETVLDGVTGALVAPRDPAALARTVRRLLADRSRCAALSAAALDRVHLRHSWAQVATDIHHVYRRLARS